One genomic window of Bremerella sp. JC817 includes the following:
- a CDS encoding DUF1553 domain-containing protein produces the protein MSYIPARSASTIALLLAFLASSQAHAEKPLDYNRDVRPILSENCFYCHGPDPEHRQADLRLDDEEAAKDYAIVPGDIEGSEFFQRLIADADTRMPPVESGKRLTPQQIAILKRWIEEGAHFQQHWAYVPPQSTEVPNVKNNDWAKDDIDRYLLARMEEEGLQPAPPADKVTLIRRVTFDLTGLPPTAEEVADFVLDKSPDAFEKVVDRLLASDRYGERMAAYWLDLVRFADTVGYHGDQDHNISPYRDYVLDAFNANMPFDQFTREQIAGDLLPDATIDQKIASGYNRLLQTTHEGGLQEKEYLAIYAADRVRNVSQVWMGATVGCAQCHTHKYDPYTIEDFYSLAAFFADVNEAEHFKFGTNALPTKRPPEIKVHSQRERAQLTSLKAELAEVADDDAATTERLQKQIKALNDAARLTMVTESITPREMRVLPRGNWQDDSGPVVEPAIPTFMGTINTEGDRATRLDLANWLVDAKSGSGALTSRVFVNRLWYLLYGVGLSSSLGDFGGQGEPPVHPELLDSLAIDFYEHDWDVKRMVKRLVMTAAYQQASDESEAIRQRDPYNRLYTHQSRHRRPAEMIRDNALAVSGLLNLTYGGPSVKPYQPEGYFRHLNFPQRKYHADKNDQQWRRAVYVHWQRQFLHPSLKAFDAPSREECTVERPESNTPVAALVLLNDPTYIEAARVFATRVLTEAESTDEARLNKAYTLALSREPDSYEREILTKILKENRELYQQDPKAATELVGIGLKPTESKLDAAELAAWTHVSRVIFNLDEFITRN, from the coding sequence ATGTCCTATATCCCTGCCCGCTCGGCGTCAACCATTGCTTTGCTGTTGGCCTTTCTAGCCAGCAGTCAGGCCCATGCCGAGAAACCGCTCGACTATAACCGCGACGTACGGCCGATCTTGTCGGAAAACTGCTTCTATTGCCATGGTCCTGACCCGGAACATCGCCAGGCCGACCTGCGTCTGGACGATGAAGAAGCGGCCAAGGACTACGCAATCGTGCCGGGCGACATCGAGGGAAGCGAGTTCTTTCAGCGACTGATTGCCGACGCTGACACGCGAATGCCACCGGTCGAATCGGGCAAGAGGCTTACGCCCCAACAAATCGCAATATTAAAGCGTTGGATCGAAGAAGGAGCCCACTTCCAGCAGCATTGGGCTTACGTGCCACCGCAATCGACCGAAGTTCCTAACGTCAAAAACAACGACTGGGCAAAGGATGATATCGATCGGTACTTACTCGCTCGGATGGAAGAGGAAGGCCTGCAGCCTGCCCCGCCAGCGGACAAAGTGACGCTGATTCGCCGCGTGACCTTCGACCTGACCGGCTTGCCACCAACCGCCGAAGAAGTCGCCGACTTCGTCCTGGACAAATCGCCTGATGCGTTCGAGAAGGTCGTCGATCGTCTGCTGGCGTCGGATCGTTATGGCGAACGCATGGCAGCCTATTGGCTCGATTTGGTCCGTTTCGCCGATACGGTTGGTTATCACGGCGATCAGGACCACAACATTTCTCCCTACCGCGATTACGTTCTCGACGCCTTCAACGCCAACATGCCGTTCGATCAATTCACGCGAGAACAGATCGCTGGCGACCTGTTACCTGATGCGACGATCGATCAGAAGATCGCCTCAGGCTACAACCGTTTGCTGCAGACAACGCATGAAGGGGGTTTGCAGGAAAAAGAATATCTGGCCATCTATGCGGCCGATCGTGTGCGGAATGTTTCCCAGGTCTGGATGGGTGCCACGGTCGGCTGTGCCCAATGCCACACGCACAAATACGACCCTTATACGATCGAAGACTTCTACAGCCTGGCCGCGTTCTTTGCTGACGTCAACGAGGCGGAGCATTTCAAGTTTGGCACCAACGCCTTGCCGACGAAAAGACCGCCCGAAATCAAGGTTCATTCGCAGCGCGAACGTGCTCAACTGACTTCACTGAAAGCGGAACTGGCCGAAGTGGCCGACGATGACGCAGCCACGACAGAGCGTCTTCAGAAGCAGATCAAAGCGTTGAACGACGCGGCCCGTCTAACCATGGTGACCGAATCGATTACGCCACGCGAGATGCGGGTGTTGCCTCGAGGTAACTGGCAAGATGACAGCGGCCCTGTCGTCGAGCCTGCGATCCCGACCTTTATGGGAACGATCAATACCGAAGGAGACCGGGCAACGCGTCTCGATCTGGCGAACTGGCTGGTCGATGCCAAGTCAGGCTCCGGGGCTTTGACGTCGCGTGTGTTCGTCAATCGTCTCTGGTATTTGCTGTACGGTGTCGGCCTATCGTCCAGTCTTGGCGATTTCGGCGGCCAAGGCGAACCACCAGTCCATCCAGAGCTACTCGATTCCTTGGCGATCGATTTCTACGAACACGACTGGGACGTGAAGCGCATGGTCAAACGATTGGTCATGACCGCCGCCTACCAGCAAGCATCGGACGAGTCGGAAGCGATCCGGCAACGTGACCCGTACAACCGCTTGTATACCCATCAATCCCGCCATCGCCGACCGGCCGAAATGATTCGTGATAATGCCCTGGCAGTCAGTGGCCTGCTGAACCTGACCTATGGCGGGCCGAGCGTGAAGCCTTACCAGCCAGAAGGTTACTTCCGTCATTTGAACTTCCCGCAGCGAAAGTACCACGCCGACAAAAACGATCAACAGTGGCGACGAGCCGTCTACGTGCACTGGCAACGCCAGTTCCTGCACCCGAGCTTGAAGGCGTTCGACGCACCGAGCCGCGAAGAATGTACGGTCGAACGCCCTGAGTCGAACACGCCGGTCGCCGCCTTAGTGCTTTTGAACGATCCGACCTACATCGAAGCAGCCCGGGTCTTCGCGACACGTGTCTTGACCGAGGCCGAATCGACCGACGAGGCTCGTCTGAACAAGGCCTACACGCTGGCTCTTTCGCGCGAGCCCGACAGCTACGAACGCGAGATTCTGACGAAGATCCTGAAGGAGAATCGCGAGCTTTACCAGCAAGATCCGAAAGCCGCGACCGAGTTGGTCGGCATCGGCCTGAAGCCAACCGAAAGCAAATTGGATGCGGCCGAACTCGCCGCTTGGACGCACGTTTCGCGTGTGATCTTCAACCTCGACGAATTCATCACCCGCAACTAA
- a CDS encoding DUF1501 domain-containing protein, with protein sequence MSEFHPMQLNRRTFLSQTGIGLGSAALGSLLAREGLGASSSTNGVPGQPGLPNLPQRVKRVIFLCMSGGPSHLETFDNKPVLSKMNGQAFPESYTAGQPIAQLQGQALKCLGSISKFQKYGANGQEISDYLPWHAKMADDICIVRSMVTEQINHDPAHTFMNTGTAISGRPSMGAWVNYGIGCETDELPGFVVLSSVGGRNPQPIASRQWASGFLPSRYQGVEFSSTGDPVNYVRNPAGVNVRQQRNLVDAISSLNRHRQQTNGDPEIASRIAAYEMAFRMQMSIPELTDVSDEPQHILDMYGAKPGDGSFASNCLLARRLAERGVRFIHLYHRGWDHHGGLKKYMDVCTGLTDKPTYALLTDLKQRGMLDDTLIVWGGEFGRTPMSQSGKGDIGRDHHIKGFSMWLAGGGVKGGTTYGATDDLGYNAVENVVHVRDLHATMLYLLGIDPEHFSVKFQGLDMRLTGVKPARVVHDIIA encoded by the coding sequence ATGTCTGAATTCCATCCGATGCAACTCAATCGCCGGACGTTCCTGTCGCAAACAGGAATCGGTCTCGGCTCGGCCGCTCTTGGTTCTTTGCTTGCCCGCGAAGGCCTCGGGGCTTCGTCCTCGACCAATGGCGTCCCTGGTCAGCCTGGCCTGCCGAACCTGCCGCAGCGTGTCAAACGTGTGATCTTCTTGTGCATGTCAGGCGGACCATCGCACCTGGAGACCTTCGACAACAAGCCGGTGTTGTCGAAGATGAACGGCCAGGCATTTCCTGAGTCGTACACCGCTGGCCAACCGATCGCCCAGCTTCAGGGCCAAGCCTTGAAGTGCCTTGGTTCGATCTCGAAGTTCCAGAAGTACGGAGCCAATGGACAAGAGATCAGCGACTACCTTCCCTGGCACGCGAAGATGGCGGACGACATTTGTATCGTTCGTTCGATGGTGACCGAACAGATCAACCACGATCCGGCTCATACGTTTATGAACACCGGCACGGCGATCAGCGGGCGTCCTTCAATGGGGGCCTGGGTCAATTATGGTATCGGCTGCGAAACGGACGAACTGCCCGGCTTCGTGGTGCTGTCGAGCGTCGGTGGTCGTAACCCGCAGCCGATCGCTTCGCGGCAATGGGCCAGCGGCTTCCTGCCAAGCCGTTACCAAGGAGTGGAATTCAGTTCGACGGGCGATCCAGTGAACTATGTCCGCAATCCTGCTGGCGTGAATGTTCGTCAGCAACGCAACCTGGTCGATGCGATCAGCAGCTTGAATCGCCATCGCCAACAAACCAATGGCGATCCTGAAATCGCGAGTCGCATTGCCGCTTATGAAATGGCGTTTCGCATGCAGATGTCGATCCCGGAACTGACCGACGTCTCGGATGAACCACAGCACATCCTCGACATGTATGGGGCCAAGCCAGGCGATGGTTCATTCGCCTCGAACTGTCTACTCGCACGTCGTTTGGCCGAACGAGGCGTTCGCTTCATTCACCTATATCATCGCGGCTGGGATCATCATGGCGGGCTGAAGAAGTACATGGATGTCTGTACCGGACTGACCGACAAGCCGACTTACGCTTTGCTGACCGACTTGAAGCAGCGTGGCATGCTCGACGATACACTGATCGTGTGGGGTGGCGAATTTGGTCGTACGCCGATGTCGCAGTCAGGCAAAGGAGACATAGGCCGCGACCATCACATCAAAGGCTTTAGCATGTGGCTGGCTGGCGGTGGGGTGAAAGGGGGTACAACATACGGTGCCACCGACGACCTTGGCTACAACGCGGTTGAGAATGTCGTTCACGTCCGTGATCTGCATGCGACGATGCTGTATCTGCTGGGGATCGATCCCGAGCACTTCAGCGTCAAGTTCCAGGGACTCGACATGCGTCTGACCGGAGTGAAACCGGCTCGCGTAGTGCACGACATCATCGCTTGA
- a CDS encoding ATP-binding protein yields MVDREPGDVVDAFKPLLNVAEEISSRYEINAATGEPTYGQTFWGSDKANGQLVEIRSVNLSSMSSGTRARVEFEAAIRRDHHNEQLVPILNFLRSDDDFYIVMPREDRKTLSQVLTEEPLSINEVLQIGKDLFTALDSLHRRGSLHRDVMPSSMVVTVDSRDDAKITGIKLGGVGIVKRFHPDQLWGERECETVSYMSPEEAGSIDADVGPPSDLYAGGILLFRLLAGRLPFLGKGAGEILFEHLTAPVPDLPSINAEVSRDLDELVQRLLRKDPRDRYQLASAVVADLLAIEEVLQTGGDGSHITIGSSDRRCTLTEPAFVARDEELNQLNNFIKETRQGNASVILVEGESGVGKSRLMVEAVRVARRNGNWVLRGQATTNVGQRPYRMLEGIVDGFLSMAQKDASLLHRVREQVGDMVDALCAALPSLGSALRPSERLTEKSPAAFGENRTIDSLIKFLGALGSRERPAIIILDDCQWADGLTHNLIRRWHTQPRNSKRHSSLVCSFRTEEVDENHSLRAIPRCPQIALKPLRSEEIKQLAESMAGALPDEAIEVVTRLAGGSPFMASAVVRGLVESGALESGEGCWKVDPQRLNDIQSSQEAASFLTHRIEMLPPETINLLSVGALVGKEFSLDIASSLTRMSVPEAVAALLHARDRNLIWERADGGQFVFVHDKIRSSLLDRLDPHEQRQLHLRAALHLQEQHPGRVSEIAYHLDEAGAAETALGYALQAAEQARSQFSLEIAEKQYRIAQRGAQNQSKSIRFRIAEGLGDALMLRGQYPEAAPQFELAAELAEGDLDRAKIQSKLAELSFKRGDMESATKGFETALRSLGCLVPRNRVLVVVLLMWEALKQVMHTCFPGFFLQRKRRPPNDSERLAIQLFALLTHGCWYCRSKVECLLAHLRGLNYAEDFLPSPELASAYSLHAPVVCLVPLFKRALWYARRSLELRRSFNDVWGQGQSLNYYACALYAAGNYRECIEKGRESIQLLERTGDYWQVHIARYQVAASLYHLGNFREAIAEAQNNHRSGIELGDEQASGIILDVWVRATRGDIPDSLFEAELERTRHDAQGKTQLYFAVGVRDLYQGKLNSAITALETAVETAKVAGIENAYTAPALAWLATAFRMQAETTPPHAPHLRNAMLQNAERTARRAIRAAKVCPNDLPRAIRERALVAAMRGNYRKSRKLFDQCLAITTQLEAMYEQAVTLWHRSQVGFSANWQDARHDERESQRLFDELTIEDDRANPREGELATLSLVDRFDTVLHVGRRIASALTTEKIYEESCGGATRLLRGENSLLLEFDRDNEQARPTIKMGVPEVTYDQKNLQQAIDAGHAMAFVESGIDGAMHRETAASRSTIYIPIFVRNRLAACLYVEHAQVVGLFGSDEERLADFVGTIAGAALENAQGFQDLTRLNTTLEQRIAERTAAAVSRAAELARSNLQLERTAKELRKTEEELRVAKVAAETANEAKSRFLATMSHEIRTPLNGILGMTELALRTELTSQQRNCLTVINQSGESLLNLLNDVLDISKIEAGKMELEAIPMDPQMVVSSSVRLLAVNAANKGIELLCRTGPEVPALVEGDPCRLRQVIFNLVGNAIKFTEKGEVLVDCRIDGIGKQRQMHFAVRDSGPGIPAEKQAAIFEAFEQSDSSTTRRYGGTGLGLAISSQIVSLMNGKVWVESEVGVGSTFHVTIPIKQVEEEATPQAPVLEGRRIQIISENQTARDLYQEILSGAGATCEVTTLDEAFAAVVDDDDTERSDLPFVLLDWNSGSETLAQWFITPDSVDLFKLPHVVLIPPTGVPDGIDHCAMATLSKPASSEELISAILAAIDSVPSEDRAGVPTMPTCGRSLHILLADDAPVNQEVASGILELFGHTCEVASTGREALERYQEGKFDLVLMDLEMPEMDGSQATNAIRQWEQENGRRTPIVAMTAHALSGAREQCLAAGMDDYLSKPIQPDRIKQLLDEIAVGSHTSGV; encoded by the coding sequence ATGGTGGACCGAGAACCAGGTGACGTGGTCGACGCATTCAAACCACTGTTGAATGTCGCTGAGGAGATCAGTTCGCGCTACGAGATCAACGCGGCGACCGGTGAGCCTACGTATGGCCAAACCTTCTGGGGAAGCGACAAAGCGAACGGGCAACTTGTTGAGATTCGCTCGGTAAATCTATCTTCGATGTCGAGCGGAACGCGCGCTCGTGTCGAGTTTGAAGCCGCAATCCGTCGCGATCATCATAATGAGCAGCTTGTTCCCATTCTGAACTTCTTGCGCAGTGACGATGATTTCTATATTGTGATGCCGCGCGAAGATCGAAAGACGCTCTCGCAGGTTCTGACGGAAGAACCTCTTTCGATTAACGAAGTCCTACAGATTGGTAAGGACCTCTTTACCGCGCTCGACTCGTTGCATCGTCGTGGGTCGCTACACCGCGACGTGATGCCTTCCAGTATGGTGGTGACCGTAGATTCTCGCGATGATGCGAAAATCACGGGGATCAAACTGGGGGGGGTCGGAATTGTGAAACGTTTTCATCCAGATCAACTTTGGGGTGAACGTGAGTGTGAGACGGTCTCGTATATGTCGCCGGAGGAAGCGGGTTCGATCGATGCGGATGTGGGACCCCCGTCCGATCTATATGCGGGTGGGATTCTCTTATTCCGCTTGTTAGCAGGGCGATTGCCATTTCTGGGAAAGGGAGCAGGTGAGATTCTATTTGAACATCTCACGGCGCCTGTGCCTGACTTGCCGAGTATCAATGCAGAAGTGTCGCGTGACCTGGACGAGCTCGTTCAACGTCTGCTACGCAAGGATCCACGCGATCGCTACCAGTTGGCCAGTGCGGTCGTGGCGGACCTGTTGGCGATTGAAGAAGTCTTACAAACGGGAGGCGATGGATCGCACATCACCATCGGATCAAGTGATCGCCGTTGCACGCTGACCGAGCCCGCTTTCGTCGCGCGTGATGAAGAACTGAATCAACTCAACAACTTCATCAAAGAGACTCGCCAGGGCAACGCCTCGGTGATCCTGGTTGAAGGCGAGTCAGGTGTCGGCAAAAGCCGTTTGATGGTCGAAGCGGTCCGTGTCGCCCGTCGCAATGGCAATTGGGTGTTGCGAGGTCAAGCGACCACCAATGTCGGCCAACGGCCTTATCGAATGCTGGAAGGAATCGTGGATGGATTCCTTTCGATGGCCCAAAAAGATGCCTCTTTATTGCATCGAGTTCGCGAGCAAGTCGGCGACATGGTCGACGCCCTTTGTGCGGCGTTGCCTTCGCTCGGGAGTGCCTTGCGGCCCAGCGAACGGCTGACGGAGAAGTCTCCGGCAGCATTTGGTGAAAACCGAACGATCGACTCCTTGATCAAGTTTCTGGGAGCCCTGGGAAGTCGCGAACGTCCAGCAATTATCATTCTGGACGACTGCCAATGGGCAGATGGTCTGACGCACAATTTGATTCGACGGTGGCACACGCAGCCGCGCAACTCCAAGCGGCATAGCTCGCTGGTCTGCTCGTTCCGGACCGAAGAGGTGGACGAGAATCACTCGTTGCGCGCGATCCCACGGTGCCCACAAATCGCACTCAAGCCACTCCGTTCGGAAGAGATCAAACAGCTCGCTGAGTCGATGGCAGGTGCCCTGCCCGATGAAGCGATCGAGGTTGTCACGCGTCTGGCGGGTGGTAGCCCATTCATGGCTTCAGCCGTCGTTCGCGGCCTGGTTGAATCGGGAGCGTTGGAATCCGGCGAAGGTTGCTGGAAAGTCGATCCGCAGCGACTGAACGACATTCAGTCTTCGCAAGAAGCGGCGTCGTTTCTCACCCATCGAATCGAGATGCTACCTCCCGAGACGATCAATCTGCTCTCGGTCGGTGCGTTGGTGGGTAAAGAATTCAGCCTCGATATCGCTTCGTCGCTCACACGGATGAGTGTCCCTGAGGCGGTCGCTGCGCTGCTGCATGCTCGCGATCGTAACTTAATCTGGGAGCGAGCCGACGGCGGACAGTTTGTTTTCGTTCACGACAAGATCCGCAGTTCGTTGCTCGACCGACTCGACCCGCACGAACAACGACAGTTGCACTTGCGGGCCGCCTTGCATTTACAAGAGCAGCATCCAGGACGCGTTTCCGAAATCGCCTATCACCTAGACGAGGCAGGTGCCGCTGAGACCGCACTCGGCTACGCACTGCAGGCCGCCGAACAGGCACGCAGCCAGTTCTCGCTGGAAATCGCGGAAAAGCAATATCGTATTGCCCAGCGTGGTGCCCAGAATCAATCGAAGTCGATTCGCTTCCGGATTGCGGAAGGTTTGGGCGATGCGTTGATGTTGCGAGGACAATATCCGGAAGCCGCGCCCCAATTCGAACTGGCGGCGGAACTGGCGGAAGGTGATCTCGATCGCGCGAAGATCCAAAGCAAACTCGCTGAACTCTCCTTCAAGCGTGGCGACATGGAGTCCGCGACGAAAGGATTTGAAACAGCGCTACGCTCCCTCGGTTGTCTTGTGCCACGGAACCGCGTGCTGGTTGTCGTCCTGTTGATGTGGGAAGCTCTCAAGCAGGTTATGCATACCTGTTTTCCGGGCTTCTTCCTGCAGCGGAAGCGACGTCCGCCAAATGACTCAGAACGGCTGGCCATTCAGCTATTCGCTCTGTTGACACATGGTTGCTGGTATTGTCGTAGCAAAGTCGAATGTCTTCTGGCCCACTTGCGTGGTTTGAACTATGCGGAAGACTTTTTGCCGAGCCCCGAGCTTGCGAGTGCCTATTCGTTACATGCCCCGGTGGTGTGCCTGGTCCCGTTGTTCAAACGTGCGCTCTGGTATGCTCGACGTTCATTGGAACTTCGTCGCAGCTTCAACGACGTGTGGGGTCAGGGGCAATCGTTGAACTACTACGCGTGTGCTCTTTATGCTGCTGGCAACTATCGAGAGTGCATCGAGAAAGGTCGTGAGTCGATCCAGCTTCTGGAGCGTACCGGCGACTATTGGCAAGTGCATATTGCCCGCTACCAGGTTGCGGCATCGCTTTACCATCTTGGCAACTTCCGCGAAGCAATCGCCGAAGCGCAGAACAATCATCGGTCCGGGATCGAACTGGGCGACGAACAGGCCTCCGGGATCATTCTCGATGTCTGGGTGCGTGCGACCCGTGGTGATATTCCCGATTCGCTGTTCGAGGCAGAACTCGAGCGAACCCGTCACGATGCCCAAGGAAAGACGCAGCTCTATTTCGCTGTGGGTGTGCGAGATCTTTACCAAGGAAAATTGAATTCGGCGATCACGGCATTGGAAACTGCCGTCGAAACCGCCAAGGTCGCAGGTATCGAGAATGCCTACACGGCCCCTGCTCTTGCCTGGTTGGCAACGGCCTTTCGAATGCAGGCCGAGACAACGCCACCGCATGCTCCGCACTTGCGAAACGCCATGCTTCAAAATGCAGAGCGGACTGCCAGGCGCGCAATTCGTGCGGCCAAAGTGTGCCCGAACGATTTGCCACGAGCAATTCGCGAACGGGCCCTAGTGGCCGCCATGCGTGGAAACTATCGCAAGTCACGAAAGCTGTTCGATCAGTGCCTGGCGATCACCACACAACTCGAGGCTATGTACGAACAAGCTGTTACCCTTTGGCATCGTAGCCAGGTGGGGTTCTCGGCAAACTGGCAAGATGCCCGGCACGACGAACGAGAATCGCAACGCCTCTTTGACGAACTAACCATTGAAGACGATCGGGCCAATCCTCGCGAAGGGGAACTGGCAACGTTGTCCCTGGTCGACCGATTCGACACGGTGCTGCACGTTGGCCGCCGGATCGCTTCCGCGCTCACGACTGAAAAGATCTATGAAGAGTCGTGCGGTGGCGCGACACGTTTACTCCGTGGTGAAAACAGCCTGCTGCTGGAATTCGACCGCGACAATGAGCAGGCTCGGCCAACCATCAAGATGGGTGTGCCGGAGGTGACCTACGATCAGAAGAACCTGCAACAGGCGATCGATGCCGGTCATGCGATGGCATTTGTCGAGTCAGGCATCGACGGTGCCATGCATCGCGAAACGGCTGCCAGCCGATCGACGATTTACATTCCCATCTTTGTCCGCAATCGACTGGCAGCTTGTTTGTATGTCGAGCATGCCCAGGTCGTCGGCCTGTTCGGATCGGACGAAGAACGCCTGGCCGACTTTGTCGGAACCATCGCAGGAGCTGCCCTCGAGAATGCTCAAGGCTTCCAGGATCTGACGCGTTTGAATACGACGCTCGAGCAACGTATCGCCGAACGAACGGCGGCGGCTGTTTCGCGAGCAGCAGAACTGGCACGGTCGAATCTCCAGTTGGAGCGGACGGCCAAAGAGCTTCGCAAGACCGAAGAAGAACTGCGTGTTGCCAAGGTCGCCGCCGAAACGGCGAACGAGGCCAAGAGCCGCTTCCTGGCGACCATGAGTCACGAGATCCGCACACCACTCAACGGGATTCTCGGTATGACCGAGTTAGCCTTGCGGACCGAATTGACCTCGCAGCAACGCAACTGCCTGACCGTGATCAATCAGTCGGGTGAGAGCCTCTTGAACTTGCTGAACGATGTCCTCGATATCTCGAAGATCGAGGCAGGCAAGATGGAGCTCGAAGCAATTCCGATGGATCCACAGATGGTGGTTAGTTCGTCGGTTCGTCTTTTGGCGGTCAATGCAGCGAACAAGGGAATCGAACTGCTTTGTCGTACGGGCCCCGAGGTTCCAGCATTGGTCGAGGGAGACCCGTGCCGCTTACGACAGGTAATTTTCAACCTGGTTGGCAACGCCATCAAGTTCACCGAAAAGGGAGAAGTGCTGGTCGACTGCCGCATCGATGGGATCGGTAAGCAGCGACAGATGCACTTCGCTGTGCGAGACTCTGGCCCAGGCATCCCCGCGGAAAAACAAGCGGCGATCTTCGAGGCGTTCGAGCAAAGTGATAGTTCGACCACCCGTCGCTACGGCGGGACCGGGCTCGGCCTGGCGATCTCTTCGCAGATTGTCAGCTTGATGAATGGCAAAGTCTGGGTCGAAAGTGAAGTCGGCGTGGGAAGTACGTTCCATGTGACCATTCCGATCAAGCAGGTCGAAGAGGAAGCGACGCCGCAAGCACCCGTGCTCGAAGGGCGACGGATTCAAATCATCTCGGAAAATCAAACCGCTCGTGACTTGTACCAAGAGATTCTCTCGGGTGCGGGGGCTACATGCGAGGTGACGACGTTAGACGAAGCGTTTGCCGCAGTCGTTGACGATGACGACACCGAACGCAGCGATTTGCCATTCGTGCTGCTCGACTGGAACAGTGGATCAGAGACCTTGGCACAGTGGTTCATCACGCCTGACTCGGTCGACTTGTTCAAGTTGCCGCACGTCGTACTGATTCCTCCGACCGGCGTGCCGGATGGAATCGATCATTGTGCAATGGCGACCTTGTCGAAGCCTGCTTCCAGCGAAGAATTGATTAGTGCCATTCTCGCCGCCATCGATTCGGTGCCGTCCGAAGATCGTGCAGGCGTTCCGACGATGCCCACCTGCGGCCGTTCATTGCACATCTTGTTGGCGGACGATGCACCAGTAAATCAGGAAGTCGCATCCGGAATCCTGGAACTGTTCGGGCACACCTGTGAAGTGGCCAGTACCGGGAGGGAAGCACTGGAACGCTACCAGGAAGGAAAGTTCGATCTCGTGCTGATGGATCTCGAAATGCCAGAGATGGATGGATCCCAAGCGACCAACGCGATTCGGCAATGGGAACAAGAGAACGGGCGTCGCACGCCGATCGTGGCGATGACGGCGCATGCCTTGTCCGGGGCTCGCGAACAGTGCCTGGCGGCTGGCATGGATGACTATTTGTCGAAGCCAATTCAGCCTGATCGCATCAAGCAACTTCTCGACGAAATCGCTGTCGGAAGTCACACGTCGGGCGTTTAA
- a CDS encoding class I SAM-dependent methyltransferase, whose product MIKEVQARFREETNPWFSLSWIGNRARTKPSGFAGDYEMLVKLYEEATPARGLGAYLDLCISELPLANAVRGRKDLVREYLENEIGSREGDLRILDIACGPCREFLDWPEYAGRNIEVIAMDNDPVALEYIEATVASQLPPSTTLKPVRYNAMRARNSEATKKNFGTFDIIYSVGLADYLTDEHLVGIFAGLGESLNEGGCLVIAFKDTEQYDETPYQWHLDWFFYQRTVDDVLNVYQQAGFNTDKMVLTRDRTGIIVNYVSRSAPDCIRRIDLAEMPRSARAKNTRIAKNGQIVEN is encoded by the coding sequence TTGATCAAGGAAGTTCAGGCGCGTTTCCGTGAAGAAACGAATCCCTGGTTCTCGCTTAGTTGGATCGGTAATCGTGCTCGCACGAAGCCTAGCGGCTTTGCTGGCGACTACGAGATGCTGGTCAAACTATACGAAGAAGCCACACCAGCGCGAGGTTTAGGTGCATACCTGGACCTCTGCATTTCCGAACTTCCGTTGGCCAACGCGGTGCGCGGTCGTAAAGACCTCGTCCGTGAGTATCTGGAAAATGAAATCGGATCTCGCGAAGGTGATCTTCGGATCCTCGATATCGCTTGTGGTCCATGTCGCGAATTTCTCGATTGGCCGGAATATGCCGGTCGCAACATCGAAGTAATCGCCATGGACAACGATCCCGTCGCGCTTGAATACATCGAAGCCACAGTTGCCTCGCAACTTCCGCCATCGACAACGCTCAAACCGGTTCGTTACAACGCCATGCGTGCGCGGAACTCGGAAGCGACCAAAAAGAACTTCGGTACGTTCGATATCATCTACAGTGTTGGCTTGGCCGACTACCTGACCGATGAGCACCTGGTCGGCATCTTCGCCGGTCTCGGGGAATCGCTGAACGAAGGGGGCTGTCTGGTAATCGCCTTCAAAGATACCGAGCAGTATGACGAGACGCCTTACCAATGGCATCTCGATTGGTTCTTCTATCAGCGGACCGTAGATGATGTTTTGAACGTATACCAACAGGCCGGTTTCAATACCGACAAGATGGTACTGACTCGTGATCGGACGGGCATCATTGTCAACTACGTGAGTCGCAGTGCTCCGGATTGCATTCGTCGTATCGACCTGGCTGAAATGCCACGCTCGGCACGTGCGAAGAACACTCGGATCGCGAAGAACGGTCAGATCGTCGAGAACTAA